In the genome of Pseudomonas sp. LBUM920, one region contains:
- a CDS encoding MerR family transcriptional regulator yields MRIGELAQASQVSRDTLRFYEQRGLIAAQRSANGYRDYPPDMVQLVLYIKTAQRLGFSLGEIGSSVAALWQAPDPDSAVTQLLQDKLNLIETRISELGHLRQELQQRLGQRCPLNP; encoded by the coding sequence ATGCGTATTGGCGAACTAGCCCAGGCCAGCCAGGTCAGCCGCGACACACTGCGTTTCTACGAGCAGCGTGGGTTGATCGCAGCACAACGCAGCGCCAATGGTTACCGCGACTACCCGCCGGACATGGTGCAACTGGTGCTCTACATCAAAACTGCGCAACGCCTGGGCTTCAGCCTGGGCGAGATCGGCAGCAGCGTCGCCGCCCTCTGGCAGGCGCCCGACCCCGACAGCGCTGTCACACAATTGCTGCAAGACAAGCTCAACCTGATCGAAACCCGTATCAGCGAACTCGGCCACCTGCGCCAGGAGTTGCAGCAAAGGCTCGGGCAACGCTGTCCACTGAATCCGTGA
- a CDS encoding LysR family transcriptional regulator — protein sequence MLRFDDLQLFVRAADLGSLSAAARVMDLSPAVASAALKRIEEQLGTRLLARSTRSLRLTAEGEGFLEYARAALSSLDEGRRLLASGQDHVSGVLQLSAPSDFGRNQLLPWLDEFQREYPQLTVRLLLGDRIADLFRQPVDIALRYGEPEDSSLIALPIAPDNRRVLCAAPSYLARHGEPRHLEQLAQHNCLLYMLGSRVHDHWGFHDGKREVSLTVSGDRFSDDADVVRRWAVAGVGIAYKSWLDVSSDVLAGRLRVILPELRGERTPLNLLCAHRAQLSKPINLLREMLVARCATLTAQWPERLSTAQ from the coding sequence ATGCTGCGTTTTGATGATTTGCAGTTGTTTGTACGCGCGGCAGACCTGGGCAGTCTGTCGGCTGCCGCGCGGGTCATGGACCTGTCGCCCGCCGTGGCCAGCGCGGCGCTCAAGCGCATCGAAGAGCAATTGGGCACGCGGTTGCTGGCGCGCTCTACCCGCAGCCTGCGGTTGACCGCCGAAGGTGAAGGCTTTCTGGAATATGCCCGCGCAGCCTTGAGTTCGCTGGACGAAGGGCGGCGCTTGTTGGCCAGCGGCCAGGACCATGTCAGCGGTGTGCTGCAGCTGTCGGCGCCGTCGGATTTCGGGCGCAACCAACTGTTGCCCTGGCTCGATGAATTCCAGCGCGAGTACCCGCAACTCACCGTGCGCCTGCTGTTGGGCGACCGGATCGCCGACCTGTTCCGCCAGCCGGTGGATATCGCCCTGCGTTACGGCGAGCCTGAAGACTCCAGCCTGATCGCGCTGCCCATCGCCCCGGACAACAGGCGTGTGCTGTGTGCCGCGCCCAGCTACCTAGCACGGCATGGCGAGCCGCGGCATTTGGAGCAGTTGGCGCAACACAATTGCCTGCTGTACATGCTCGGCAGCCGCGTACACGACCACTGGGGTTTTCACGATGGCAAGCGTGAAGTCAGCCTGACGGTGAGCGGCGACCGCTTCAGTGATGACGCCGATGTGGTGCGGCGCTGGGCAGTGGCGGGTGTCGGTATCGCCTACAAGTCCTGGCTGGATGTGAGCAGCGACGTGCTGGCCGGGCGTCTGCGCGTGATCCTGCCGGAGCTGCGCGGTGAGCGCACGCCGCTCAACCTGCTGTGCGCGCATCGTGCGCAATTGAGCAAGCCCATCAACCTGTTGCGGGAAATGCTCGTGGCCCGCTGTGCGACATTGACTGCGCAATGGCCGGAGCGATTGAGCACCGCGCAATAG
- a CDS encoding 8-oxoguanine deaminase yields the protein MPATRIWLKNPLAIFTANGLDARGGLVLQDGVITELLGWGQEPAVPCAQVFDAREHVILPGLINTHHHFYQTLTRAWAPVVNQPLFPWLKTLYPVWARLTPEKLALASKVALAELLLSGCTTAADHHYLFPDGLENAIDVQVQSVRELGMRAMLTRGSMSLGEADGGLPPQQTVQQGQVILDDSQRLIRAYHERGDGAQIQIALAPCSPFSVTPQIMQASAELANSLDVRLHTHLAETLDEEDFCLQRFGLRTVDYLDSVGWLGPRTWLAHGIHFNPDEIARLGAAGTGICHCPSSNMRLASGICPTLDLLAAGAPIGLGVDGSASNDASNMILETRQALYIQRLRYGAEKITPEGVLGWATKGSAQLLGRTDIGELAVGKQADLALFKLDELRFSGSHDPISALLLCGADRADRVMIGGKWRVIDGQVEGLDLKGLIADHTQAAKQLIAGT from the coding sequence ATGCCTGCGACCCGTATCTGGTTAAAAAACCCCCTCGCGATTTTCACTGCCAATGGCCTCGATGCCCGTGGCGGCCTGGTGCTGCAAGACGGTGTGATCACCGAACTGCTGGGCTGGGGACAAGAGCCTGCCGTGCCCTGCGCACAGGTGTTTGACGCACGCGAACATGTGATCCTGCCGGGGCTGATCAACACCCATCATCACTTCTACCAGACCCTGACCCGCGCCTGGGCACCGGTGGTCAACCAGCCGTTGTTCCCGTGGCTCAAAACCCTCTACCCGGTGTGGGCCCGGCTGACCCCGGAAAAGCTCGCCCTGGCGTCCAAAGTCGCCTTGGCGGAATTGCTGCTCTCAGGCTGCACCACCGCGGCCGATCACCACTACCTGTTTCCTGACGGCCTGGAAAATGCCATCGACGTGCAAGTGCAAAGCGTGCGCGAACTGGGCATGCGCGCCATGCTCACGCGCGGTTCCATGAGCCTGGGCGAAGCCGACGGCGGCCTGCCGCCGCAGCAGACCGTGCAACAAGGCCAAGTGATCCTCGACGACAGCCAACGCCTGATCCGCGCATACCATGAGCGCGGCGACGGCGCGCAAATCCAGATTGCCCTGGCGCCCTGCTCGCCGTTTTCGGTCACCCCGCAAATCATGCAAGCCAGCGCCGAACTGGCCAACAGCCTCGATGTGCGCCTGCACACGCACCTGGCGGAAACCCTCGACGAAGAAGACTTCTGCCTGCAGCGCTTCGGCCTGCGCACCGTGGATTATCTCGACAGCGTCGGCTGGCTCGGCCCACGCACCTGGCTGGCCCATGGCATTCACTTCAACCCGGATGAAATCGCGCGCCTGGGCGCCGCCGGTACCGGCATCTGCCATTGCCCAAGCTCGAACATGCGCCTGGCCTCCGGCATCTGCCCGACCCTGGACCTGCTCGCCGCCGGTGCGCCGATTGGCCTTGGCGTGGACGGCTCCGCGTCCAACGATGCCTCGAACATGATCCTCGAAACCCGCCAGGCCTTGTACATCCAGCGCCTGCGTTACGGCGCGGAAAAGATCACCCCCGAAGGCGTGCTGGGCTGGGCGACCAAAGGCTCGGCGCAATTACTGGGGCGTACGGATATCGGTGAACTGGCCGTGGGCAAACAGGCTGACCTGGCACTGTTCAAGCTTGATGAGCTGCGTTTTTCCGGCAGTCACGATCCGATTTCGGCGTTGCTGCTGTGCGGCGCCGACCGGGCGGATCGGGTGATGATCGGGGGCAAATGGCGGGTGATTGACGGGCAGGTTGAAGGCCTGGATTTGAAAGGTTTGATTGCCGATCACACACAGGCGGCGAAACAGCTGATCGCCGGAACCTAA
- a CDS encoding adenosine deaminase: MYDWLNALPKAELHLHLEGSLEPELLFALAERNKIALPWNDVETLRKAYAFNNLQEFLDLYYQGADVLRTSQDFYDLTWAYLLRCKEQNVIHTEPFFDPQTHTDRGVPFEVVLNGIAAALKDGEQQLGITSGLILSFLRHLSEAEAEKTLDQALPFRDAFVAVGLDSSEMGHPPSKFQRVFDRARHEGFLTVAHAGEEGPPEYIWEAIDLLKIQRIDHGVRAIEDERLMQRIIDEQIPLTVCPLSNTKLCVFDDMAQHNILDMLERGVKVTVNSDDPAYFGGYVTENFHALHTSLGMTQDQAKRLAQNSLDARLVKP, encoded by the coding sequence ATGTACGATTGGCTCAACGCCCTGCCCAAGGCTGAATTGCACCTGCACCTGGAAGGCTCGCTGGAGCCTGAGTTGCTGTTCGCACTGGCCGAACGCAACAAGATTGCACTGCCTTGGAACGACGTCGAAACCCTGCGCAAGGCTTACGCCTTCAACAATCTGCAAGAGTTTCTCGACCTGTATTACCAGGGCGCCGATGTGCTGCGCACCTCCCAGGATTTCTACGACCTGACCTGGGCCTACCTGCTGCGCTGCAAAGAACAGAACGTGATCCACACCGAACCCTTCTTCGACCCGCAAACCCACACCGACCGTGGCGTGCCGTTCGAAGTCGTGCTCAACGGCATCGCCGCTGCGCTCAAAGATGGCGAGCAGCAACTGGGCATCACCAGCGGTTTGATCTTGAGTTTCCTGCGCCATTTGAGCGAAGCCGAAGCCGAGAAAACCCTCGACCAGGCACTGCCATTCCGTGATGCGTTCGTTGCTGTAGGCCTGGACAGCTCGGAAATGGGCCACCCGCCGAGCAAGTTCCAGCGCGTGTTCGATCGTGCCCGCCACGAAGGCTTCCTCACCGTGGCCCACGCCGGCGAAGAAGGCCCGCCCGAGTACATCTGGGAAGCCATCGACCTGCTGAAAATCCAGCGTATCGACCATGGCGTGCGCGCCATCGAAGACGAGCGCTTGATGCAGCGGATCATCGACGAGCAGATCCCGCTGACCGTGTGCCCGCTGTCCAACACCAAGCTGTGCGTGTTCGACGACATGGCCCAGCACAACATCCTCGACATGCTCGAGCGTGGCGTGAAAGTCACGGTGAACTCGGATGACCCGGCGTACTTCGGCGGTTATGTCACCGAGAACTTCCACGCGCTGCACACCTCGCTGGGCATGACCCAGGACCAGGCCAAACGCCTGGCGCAGAACAGCCTGGATGCGCGGCTCGTGAAGCCTTAA
- a CDS encoding putative quinol monooxygenase gives MSTAFNVIATLIAKPGQGATLETLLRGLLEPTRLEAGCEQYDLHQDLQHPETFYMLERWSDDAALADHDQSAHIQNFRAKAADVIEHFELKRLKFLA, from the coding sequence ATGTCCACTGCCTTTAACGTCATCGCTACGCTGATCGCCAAACCCGGCCAAGGGGCAACCCTGGAGACCCTGCTGCGCGGTCTGCTGGAACCGACCCGCCTGGAAGCCGGTTGCGAGCAATACGACCTGCACCAGGACCTGCAACATCCCGAGACCTTCTACATGCTCGAACGCTGGAGCGATGACGCAGCGCTGGCCGACCACGACCAGAGCGCACACATCCAGAACTTCCGCGCCAAGGCCGCTGATGTGATCGAACACTTCGAACTCAAGCGCCTGAAATTTCTTGCCTGA
- a CDS encoding calcium:proton antiporter, which produces MLTSLKQEKYMVLALIAAIVAYPLEHWMLHSGQMVALLSGVALIVFIVVASMRVAHHAEQLAEKVGDPYGTMILTLAAVLVEVVILAIMMSNEPSPTLVRDTIYSAVMLDINGILGLAALMGGIKHGEQSYNDDSARSYSVMILTAMGVSMVVPEFIPQADWKIYSAFTIGAMVLLYTLFLRMQVGPHSYFFSYSYPEKRRKKQPEEQQEPPISLAFSIGTLVFGVVVIGALAEVMSKTLDLGLEGTGAPPVITAIVVAAISAAPEILTALRAALANRMQSVVNIALGASLSTVILTVPVMEAMALYTGQPFQMAMTPVQTVMVLITLVVSAINLNDGETNAIEGMTHFVLFATFIMLSLLGL; this is translated from the coding sequence ATGCTCACATCCCTCAAGCAAGAAAAATACATGGTGCTGGCGCTGATTGCCGCCATCGTCGCCTACCCGTTGGAGCACTGGATGCTGCACAGCGGGCAGATGGTGGCGTTGCTCAGCGGCGTGGCGTTGATCGTCTTCATCGTCGTGGCCTCGATGCGTGTTGCCCACCACGCCGAGCAACTGGCGGAAAAGGTCGGTGACCCTTACGGCACCATGATCCTGACCCTGGCCGCGGTGCTGGTGGAGGTGGTGATCCTGGCGATCATGATGAGCAACGAGCCATCGCCCACCTTGGTACGCGACACGATTTATTCGGCAGTGATGCTCGATATCAACGGCATCCTCGGCCTGGCTGCGCTGATGGGCGGCATCAAACATGGCGAACAGTCCTACAACGATGACTCGGCACGCAGCTACAGCGTGATGATCCTCACCGCCATGGGCGTGTCGATGGTGGTGCCGGAATTCATCCCCCAGGCCGACTGGAAAATTTACTCGGCGTTCACCATCGGCGCGATGGTGCTGCTTTACACCCTGTTTTTGCGCATGCAGGTGGGGCCGCACAGTTACTTCTTCAGCTACAGCTACCCGGAAAAACGCCGCAAGAAACAGCCCGAAGAACAGCAGGAACCGCCAATCAGCCTGGCCTTCTCCATTGGCACATTGGTGTTTGGCGTGGTTGTGATCGGCGCACTGGCCGAGGTGATGTCCAAGACCCTCGACCTGGGCCTGGAAGGCACGGGCGCGCCGCCGGTGATCACGGCGATTGTGGTGGCGGCTATTTCGGCGGCGCCGGAAATTCTGACGGCCTTGCGGGCAGCCTTGGCTAACCGCATGCAGTCGGTGGTCAACATCGCACTCGGTGCGTCGTTGTCGACGGTGATTTTGACGGTGCCGGTGATGGAGGCCATGGCGCTCTACACCGGCCAGCCGTTCCAGATGGCGATGACGCCGGTGCAAACCGTGATGGTGTTGATCACGCTGGTTGTCAGTGCGATCAACCTCAACGATGGCGAGACGAATGCCATCGAAGGGATGACCCATTTCGTGTTGTTTGCGACGTTTATCATGCTGTCGCTGTTGGGGTTGTAG
- a CDS encoding TetR/AcrR family transcriptional regulator: MSLEVPAHSNHAGKPASRIRQKNEQAILQAAEDEFARHGYKGTSMNTIASSAGLPKANLHYYFTNKLGLYIAVLSNILELWDSTFNALTAEDDPAVALTRYIRTKMEFSRRHPQASRIFAMEIISGGECLTEYFSQDYRAWFSGRAAVFQAWIDAGKMDPIDPVHLIFLLWGSTQHYADFATQICRVTGRTKLTKQDMEDAGSNLIHIILKGCGIKPAL; the protein is encoded by the coding sequence ATGAGCCTCGAAGTTCCTGCCCACAGCAACCACGCCGGTAAACCCGCCAGCCGCATTCGGCAAAAGAACGAACAAGCGATTCTGCAGGCTGCTGAAGACGAGTTCGCGCGCCATGGCTACAAAGGCACCAGCATGAACACCATTGCCTCGAGTGCCGGGCTGCCCAAGGCCAACCTGCATTACTACTTCACCAACAAGCTCGGCCTGTACATCGCGGTGCTCAGCAATATCCTCGAACTGTGGGACAGCACCTTCAACGCGCTGACCGCCGAGGACGACCCGGCCGTGGCGCTCACTCGCTACATCCGCACCAAGATGGAGTTTTCCCGGCGTCACCCACAGGCCTCGCGGATCTTCGCCATGGAAATCATCAGTGGCGGCGAATGCCTCACCGAATATTTCAGCCAGGATTACCGCGCCTGGTTCAGCGGCCGCGCCGCCGTGTTCCAGGCCTGGATCGACGCCGGCAAGATGGACCCCATCGACCCCGTGCACCTGATCTTCCTGCTGTGGGGCAGCACCCAGCACTACGCCGACTTTGCCACCCAGATCTGCCGCGTCACCGGGCGCACCAAGCTGACCAAACAAGACATGGAAGACGCCGGCAGCAACCTGATCCACATCATTCTCAAAGGCTGTGGCATCAAGCCCGCCCTATAA
- a CDS encoding uracil-xanthine permease family protein — MPPETSSPSDLIYGLNDRPKPIPAILAAAQHVLAAFVGIITPPLIIGSTLGLTAHLPYLISMALMVSGVGTFIQARRPFGIGAGMICLQGTSFAFLGAVLSAGFLVKQRGGSPEDIMAMIFGVCFFGAAVQIVLSRFIGQLRRVITPLVTGIVITLIGISLIKVGITDLGGGFNAPDFGAPVNLALGVFVVLTIILLNRSNTPWVRLSAIIIGLALGSLAAWFSGKLVPQALPDLPLISVPMPFRFGFNFDWSAFLPIALIYLISSIETVGDLTANCMIARQPISGPSYISRLKGGVLGDGVSCMIAATFSAFPNTTFAQNNGVIQLTGVASRYVGLYIGVLLFCLGLFPLIGAVLQQIPKPVLGGATLVMFGSVAAAGVRILAQAPLDRRSMLIIATSFGVGLGIAAQPDLLHLMPSLVQNLFDSAITSGGLTAIVLCLLLPETKTTCAAANHAPESDTLEPL, encoded by the coding sequence ATGCCACCAGAAACCTCCAGCCCCAGCGACCTGATCTACGGCCTCAACGACCGCCCGAAACCCATCCCGGCAATACTGGCCGCCGCGCAACACGTGCTGGCGGCCTTCGTCGGCATTATCACGCCGCCCTTGATTATTGGCTCTACGCTGGGCCTCACCGCCCATTTGCCCTACTTGATCAGCATGGCGTTGATGGTCTCCGGCGTCGGCACCTTCATTCAAGCACGCAGACCCTTTGGCATCGGCGCCGGGATGATCTGCCTGCAAGGCACCAGCTTTGCGTTTCTCGGCGCGGTGTTGTCGGCAGGCTTTCTGGTCAAGCAACGCGGTGGTAGCCCGGAAGACATCATGGCAATGATCTTCGGCGTGTGCTTTTTCGGCGCGGCGGTACAGATCGTGTTGAGCCGCTTTATCGGCCAACTGCGCCGAGTGATCACGCCCCTGGTCACCGGGATTGTGATCACGCTGATCGGCATCAGCCTGATCAAGGTGGGCATCACCGACCTCGGCGGCGGTTTTAACGCGCCCGACTTCGGCGCTCCGGTGAACCTGGCGTTGGGCGTGTTCGTGGTGCTGACGATCATTTTGCTCAACCGCTCCAACACCCCGTGGGTTCGCCTTTCGGCGATCATCATCGGCTTGGCCCTCGGCAGCCTGGCCGCCTGGTTCAGCGGCAAACTGGTACCTCAGGCCCTGCCCGACTTGCCCTTGATCAGCGTGCCAATGCCCTTTCGCTTTGGTTTCAACTTCGACTGGAGCGCTTTTTTGCCCATCGCGCTGATTTATCTGATCAGCAGCATCGAGACCGTCGGTGACCTCACCGCCAATTGCATGATTGCGCGCCAACCCATCAGCGGCCCTTCTTATATAAGCCGACTCAAAGGCGGCGTCTTGGGCGATGGTGTGAGTTGCATGATCGCCGCTACCTTCAGCGCCTTTCCCAACACCACCTTTGCGCAGAACAATGGTGTGATCCAACTCACCGGCGTCGCCAGCCGTTACGTCGGCTTGTACATCGGCGTGCTGCTGTTCTGTCTCGGCTTGTTTCCGTTGATTGGTGCCGTGCTGCAGCAAATTCCCAAGCCGGTATTGGGCGGCGCCACCCTGGTGATGTTCGGCAGCGTGGCCGCTGCCGGGGTGCGCATCCTTGCGCAGGCGCCACTGGACCGGCGCAGCATGCTGATCATCGCCACCTCCTTCGGCGTCGGCCTGGGCATTGCCGCCCAACCGGACCTGTTGCACTTGATGCCGTCCCTGGTGCAAAACCTGTTCGACTCAGCCATCACCAGCGGCGGCCTGACCGCCATCGTGTTGTGCCTGTTGTTACCGGAAACCAAAACGACCTGCGCTGCCGCAAACCACGCGCCGGAAAGCGACACGCTGGAACCGCTTTGA
- a CDS encoding YigZ family protein, producing the protein MPFTLTGLCEFREEIRKSRFITLATPITSAQDAQAFFEQHSDLNATHNCWAWKLADQYRSNDDGEPGGTAGRPILAAIEAQGFDQVAVLVIRWYGGIQLGTGGLARAYGGGANKCLQNAERIELISRVPLSCACGFSELNLVKLRVAELGGLVVDETFTANGVELQLALGEAAIDTLQTQLADLSRGRILLER; encoded by the coding sequence ATGCCTTTCACGCTTACCGGCCTTTGCGAATTTCGTGAAGAAATACGCAAAAGCCGCTTTATTACCCTCGCGACGCCGATCACCAGCGCGCAAGACGCCCAAGCGTTTTTCGAGCAACACAGCGACCTCAACGCCACGCACAACTGCTGGGCCTGGAAACTCGCCGATCAGTACCGCAGCAACGACGATGGCGAGCCCGGCGGAACCGCGGGGCGGCCGATTCTGGCCGCCATCGAAGCCCAAGGCTTTGATCAGGTCGCCGTGCTGGTGATTCGCTGGTACGGCGGCATTCAGCTGGGCACCGGTGGCCTCGCCCGTGCCTATGGCGGCGGCGCGAACAAATGCCTGCAAAATGCCGAGCGCATCGAGCTGATCAGCCGCGTGCCACTGAGCTGCGCCTGCGGCTTTTCGGAGCTGAACCTGGTGAAACTGCGTGTCGCCGAACTGGGTGGGCTGGTGGTGGACGAAACCTTTACCGCCAATGGTGTGGAGCTGCAGCTGGCACTGGGCGAGGCGGCTATCGACACGCTGCAAACCCAACTCGCCGACCTGAGCCGTGGGCGCATCCTGCTGGAGCGCTGA
- a CDS encoding MFS transporter: MGMQGYSAAERLERLPISGYHRIIFIIIALAFFFDSMDLAMMTFLLGSIKTEFGLSTAQAGLLASSSFFGMVVGASLSGMLADRFGRKPVFQWSIVLWGVASYLCSTAQTVETLTLFRVLLGIGMGMEFPIAQSMLSELIPAKGRGRYIALMDGFWPLGFVAAGVLSYFLLPVIGWRDIFLVLAVPAVFVLAIRFFIPESPRWLEQAGRHAAADKVLQRIEQKVRVSLGRADLPAPIALPRVESVPGTFFSAFEQLWSPQYRQRTMMIWSVWFFALLGFYGLTSWLSALLQQSGFAVTQSVYYTVIISLGGIPGFLMAAWLVERWGRKPVCVVTLLGGGVMAFVYGQSAVFGGNVGLLISSGLLMQFFLFGMWAVLYTYTPELYPTSARATGSGFASAIGRVGSLLGPLVTGLVFPITGQGGVFALGALCFAIAALVVWVFGRETKGKTLEELTEV, from the coding sequence ATGGGCATGCAAGGCTATAGTGCAGCAGAACGGCTGGAACGGTTGCCCATCAGCGGGTATCACCGAATCATCTTCATCATCATCGCGCTGGCGTTTTTCTTCGACTCCATGGACCTGGCGATGATGACTTTCCTGTTGGGGTCGATCAAAACCGAGTTCGGCCTCAGTACGGCCCAAGCCGGGTTGCTGGCCAGTTCGAGTTTTTTTGGCATGGTGGTCGGTGCATCTTTATCCGGAATGTTGGCGGACCGGTTTGGTCGCAAACCGGTGTTCCAATGGAGCATCGTGCTGTGGGGCGTCGCCAGCTACCTGTGTTCCACGGCGCAGACGGTGGAGACGCTGACGCTGTTTCGCGTGTTGCTGGGGATCGGCATGGGCATGGAGTTTCCGATTGCGCAGTCGATGCTTTCGGAGCTGATTCCTGCCAAGGGGCGCGGGCGCTATATCGCCCTGATGGATGGCTTCTGGCCGTTGGGTTTTGTGGCGGCGGGTGTGCTGTCTTACTTCCTGCTGCCAGTGATTGGTTGGCGTGACATCTTTTTGGTGTTGGCAGTACCGGCGGTGTTTGTGTTGGCGATCCGGTTTTTTATCCCGGAGTCGCCGCGCTGGCTTGAGCAGGCCGGACGGCACGCGGCGGCGGATAAGGTGTTGCAGCGTATCGAGCAAAAAGTGCGCGTTTCGCTGGGGCGCGCCGACTTGCCTGCGCCGATTGCCCTGCCACGGGTTGAGAGCGTGCCGGGGACGTTTTTCTCGGCGTTTGAGCAGCTATGGTCGCCGCAGTATCGGCAACGCACGATGATGATCTGGAGTGTGTGGTTCTTTGCATTGCTCGGCTTCTACGGGCTCACCTCCTGGTTGAGCGCGTTGTTGCAGCAATCGGGGTTTGCGGTCACTCAGTCGGTGTACTACACGGTGATCATTTCCCTGGGCGGGATTCCCGGGTTTCTGATGGCCGCCTGGCTGGTGGAGCGTTGGGGGCGCAAGCCGGTCTGCGTTGTGACCTTGCTGGGCGGTGGCGTGATGGCGTTTGTGTACGGGCAAAGCGCTGTGTTTGGCGGCAACGTGGGGCTGCTGATTTCGTCGGGACTGTTGATGCAGTTCTTTCTGTTTGGCATGTGGGCGGTGCTGTACACCTACACGCCTGAGCTGTATCCCACTTCGGCGCGGGCAACCGGTTCCGGGTTCGCTTCGGCGATTGGTCGCGTGGGCTCGTTGCTCGGGCCGTTGGTAACGGGGCTGGTGTTTCCGATAACGGGGCAGGGCGGGGTGTTTGCCTTGGGCGCGCTGTGTTTTGCCATAGCGGCGCTGGTGGTGTGGGTATTTGGGCGGGAGACGAAGGGCAAGACGCTGGAAGAACTGACCGAAGTCTGA
- a CDS encoding SDR family oxidoreductase produces MSTPKTALIIGASRGLGLGLVKQLLEDGWDVTATVRDPNKADALKATGPVHVEKLDIDDQQAVIALSQRLKDRTFDLLFVNAGVKGPANQEPGHATLAEVGQLFFTNAVAPINLAQRFVGQIRKDSGVLAFMSSVLGSVTIPDGADLALYKASKAALNSMTNSFITQLGDHKLTVLSLHPGWVKTDMGGENALIDVDTSVRGLIDQVNAYTGKGGHHFVDYKGDTIAW; encoded by the coding sequence ATGTCTACGCCAAAAACCGCACTGATCATCGGCGCCTCGCGCGGGCTGGGCCTTGGCCTGGTCAAACAATTGCTTGAGGACGGCTGGGATGTGACCGCCACCGTGCGCGACCCGAACAAGGCCGATGCGCTCAAAGCCACAGGCCCGGTACACGTCGAGAAGCTGGACATAGACGATCAGCAAGCCGTGATCGCTCTGAGCCAGCGCCTCAAGGACCGCACCTTCGACCTGCTGTTCGTCAACGCCGGCGTCAAAGGCCCCGCCAATCAAGAGCCTGGCCACGCCACCCTGGCGGAAGTCGGCCAGCTGTTCTTCACCAACGCCGTGGCGCCGATCAACCTGGCCCAGCGTTTTGTCGGGCAGATTCGCAAAGACAGCGGCGTGCTGGCCTTCATGAGCTCGGTGCTCGGCAGCGTGACCATTCCCGACGGTGCGGACCTGGCGCTGTACAAGGCCAGCAAGGCTGCCCTCAACTCCATGACCAACAGCTTTATCACCCAACTCGGCGACCACAAGCTCACCGTGCTGTCGCTGCACCCGGGCTGGGTGAAGACGGATATGGGCGGTGAAAACGCGCTCATTGATGTCGACACCAGCGTGCGCGGCCTGATCGATCAGGTAAATGCCTACACGGGCAAGGGCGGCCATCACTTCGTGGACTACAAAGGCGACACCATCGCCTGGTAA
- a CDS encoding helix-turn-helix transcriptional regulator, with protein MEEAPCISHIASLLGEPKRTAMLWALMDGSAKSSEELAMLAGLSSASAIAHLSRLTGSGLLRVEAQRGKRVFRVAAVDVSVAIDALASTTMASAVRSAPQGVPPALVAPASLRRARLCHGHLGGELGAGLYQRMFQAGWIDRHEQRTEVTVTGAQRLAGLGIFTHALASPLACDCFDWSQQQPHLGGALGAGLLQLFLQSGWVSVVNESHALQFSDVGLGEINRFAAPQEGNGRSEFQSGRIQQ; from the coding sequence ATGGAAGAAGCACCCTGCATCAGTCACATCGCCAGCTTGCTCGGCGAGCCCAAGCGCACCGCCATGCTTTGGGCCTTGATGGACGGGTCGGCGAAATCGTCAGAGGAACTGGCGATGCTGGCCGGGCTGTCGTCGGCTTCGGCGATCGCGCATTTGTCGCGTCTGACTGGAAGCGGTTTGCTGCGGGTTGAAGCCCAGCGTGGCAAGCGCGTGTTTCGTGTCGCCGCCGTTGACGTCAGCGTTGCGATCGACGCGTTGGCCAGTACCACCATGGCCAGCGCCGTGCGCAGTGCGCCGCAGGGTGTGCCGCCGGCGCTGGTGGCGCCCGCGTCGTTGCGCCGAGCCCGGTTATGCCATGGCCACCTGGGCGGGGAACTGGGCGCAGGGCTTTACCAGCGCATGTTTCAGGCGGGATGGATCGACCGTCATGAACAACGTACTGAGGTCACCGTTACGGGCGCGCAGCGCCTGGCAGGCCTGGGCATTTTCACCCACGCGTTGGCCTCGCCCCTGGCGTGCGACTGCTTTGACTGGAGTCAGCAGCAACCGCACTTGGGGGGCGCTTTGGGGGCGGGGCTGTTGCAGCTGTTTTTGCAGTCGGGCTGGGTCAGCGTGGTCAACGAGTCCCACGCCCTGCAGTTCTCCGACGTCGGGCTTGGGGAAATCAACCGCTTCGCCGCGCCCCAGGAAGGCAATGGTCGCTCAGAGTTTCAGTCAGGTCGCATCCAGCAATAA